A part of Roseofilum capinflatum BLCC-M114 genomic DNA contains:
- a CDS encoding DUF1997 domain-containing protein: MKLQSSLETYQNSSDVVLGAVPEYTSLENAGQEESLKEPFQFSTLAQGKLLFNAHPQMVADYLDDHQGWFCRCASPMKVRQIAKNGYALIIGQFGAFGYDVEPKVGLEMKPQLQGVYTIESIPIPDDGMDLGYEVDFRSSMELVEALDRVGEEGAMTYAQWTLDLKVKVHFPQFIHALPQGLIQKTGDRLLAQIVRQVSNCLNHKILKDFHHTYDRRFPRQPKNG; encoded by the coding sequence ATGAAGCTTCAATCGAGTTTAGAAACCTACCAAAATTCATCGGATGTAGTTTTGGGCGCAGTTCCAGAGTATACTTCCTTGGAAAATGCGGGACAGGAAGAGAGCCTTAAGGAACCGTTCCAATTTTCTACCTTAGCTCAAGGAAAACTATTATTTAACGCTCATCCCCAAATGGTTGCGGACTATCTCGACGATCATCAGGGATGGTTTTGCCGTTGTGCTTCTCCCATGAAAGTCCGGCAAATTGCGAAGAATGGCTATGCGTTAATTATTGGTCAATTCGGTGCATTTGGCTATGATGTGGAGCCGAAAGTGGGCTTAGAAATGAAACCCCAACTGCAAGGGGTGTATACCATTGAGTCTATTCCTATCCCAGATGATGGCATGGATCTGGGATATGAGGTAGATTTTCGCTCTTCTATGGAGTTGGTGGAAGCATTGGATCGGGTAGGCGAAGAGGGAGCGATGACCTATGCCCAATGGACATTAGACTTAAAAGTTAAGGTTCACTTCCCCCAATTTATTCATGCTCTGCCCCAAGGCTTGATTCAAAAAACGGGCGATCGCCTCTTAGCCCAAATTGTCCGTCAAGTTTCCAATTGTCTCAATCATAAAATTCTCAAGGATTTTCACCACACCTACGATCGCCGTTTTCCCCGTCAACCGAAAAATGGGTAA
- a CDS encoding NAD(P)H-binding protein, with the protein MKAFVAGATGETGKRIVHELVKREIPTIALVRDVQAARSILPDEVELVTGDLLNRDSLKQALGDSTVVLSALGARPSLDPTGPYQVDYEGIKNLVEVCKDKQIEQLVVVSSLCVSQFFHPLNLFWLVLWWKKQGEEYLMKSGLPYTIVRPGGLKNEDNTQAIVMSKADTLFEGTIPRQKVAQVCVEALFCPESRNKIVEIVTQEQAAEKSFSELFAAV; encoded by the coding sequence ATGAAAGCATTTGTAGCTGGAGCAACTGGAGAGACCGGAAAACGGATTGTTCACGAGCTAGTTAAGCGCGAGATTCCGACGATCGCCTTGGTGCGCGATGTGCAAGCAGCTCGCTCCATTCTCCCCGATGAAGTAGAGTTGGTGACTGGGGATTTGCTCAATCGAGACAGTCTCAAACAAGCATTAGGCGATAGCACCGTCGTGTTAAGCGCTCTCGGTGCAAGACCGAGTTTAGACCCCACGGGCCCCTATCAGGTAGACTATGAAGGGATTAAAAACCTGGTAGAAGTGTGCAAAGACAAGCAAATTGAACAGTTAGTGGTGGTGTCTTCCCTCTGTGTGTCCCAGTTTTTCCATCCTCTGAACTTGTTTTGGTTAGTCTTATGGTGGAAAAAACAGGGTGAAGAGTATCTGATGAAAAGTGGCTTACCCTACACCATTGTCCGTCCTGGGGGATTAAAAAACGAAGACAATACCCAGGCGATCGTCATGTCCAAGGCTGATACCCTATTTGAAGGCACTATTCCTCGTCAGAAAGTGGCTCAAGTCTGTGTAGAAGCCCTATTCTGTCCAGAGTCTCGGAATAAAATCGTGGAAATTGTCACCCAGGAACAAGCCGCAGAAAAAAGCTTTTCTGAACTGTTTGCCGCAGTTTGA
- a CDS encoding DUF433 domain-containing protein has translation MKLDRITSNPKRMNGQPCIRNLRLTVRRVIELLATYPDREELYREFPQLEEEDIRQALIFASSYLDDRIIELPNSYETVA, from the coding sequence ATGAAATTAGACCGTATTACCAGCAATCCCAAACGGATGAATGGTCAACCCTGTATTCGCAATCTTCGCCTTACCGTTCGTCGAGTCATTGAACTACTAGCAACTTATCCAGATCGGGAAGAACTCTATCGAGAGTTTCCCCAACTAGAGGAAGAAGATATCCGACAAGCTCTCATTTTTGCCTCTTCTTACCTTGATGATCGCATCATTGAACTTCCCAACTCTTATGAAACTGTTGCTTGA
- a CDS encoding DUF5615 family PIN-like protein, whose protein sequence is MKLLLDQGLPLLTAALLREASIEAIHISEMGMCEAEDAEIIQKAKEEGYIVATLDADFHSLLALDEATSPSVIRIRMERLRAKAMSDLLLMVIAECEQELTEGAAVTVEPNRIRIRRLPLVSDL, encoded by the coding sequence ATGAAACTGTTGCTTGATCAAGGATTGCCACTCTTAACAGCAGCATTATTACGTGAGGCAAGTATTGAGGCGATCCATATTAGTGAAATGGGAATGTGTGAAGCTGAAGATGCTGAAATTATCCAAAAAGCTAAAGAAGAGGGATATATAGTGGCTACTCTTGATGCAGATTTCCACAGTTTACTCGCGCTTGATGAAGCCACCTCTCCCTCAGTGATTCGTATTCGGATGGAAAGATTACGTGCTAAAGCAATGAGCGATTTATTGCTTATGGTAATTGCAGAATGTGAGCAAGAGTTGACAGAAGGAGCAGCAGTTACAGTTGAGCCAAACCGTATTCGTATTCGTCGATTACCCTTGGTATCTGATCTCTAA
- a CDS encoding methylmalonic aciduria and homocystinuria type D protein, whose amino-acid sequence MNSSHTLTVTRNNQTFGVEISIHPPSAYIQEHLQELLPSWQKDPVSVIIFLQQAQMSLTEISPEVEAEKQILWENFIRWSDLVADSLGDRGYVTDVFDPRTGYPRRSSPGTLHHSDVPAVHATLGYPIEKNGDCAAIVHPHWGSAVYPSVMISTAPLSEIFTALQREVL is encoded by the coding sequence ATGAACTCTTCTCACACCCTAACGGTAACACGCAACAACCAAACCTTTGGGGTGGAAATCTCCATTCATCCCCCAAGCGCTTATATTCAGGAACATCTTCAGGAGTTATTACCCAGTTGGCAAAAAGATCCTGTATCGGTAATTATTTTCCTGCAACAAGCGCAGATGTCCTTAACTGAAATTTCTCCAGAAGTCGAAGCCGAAAAACAAATACTTTGGGAAAATTTTATCCGATGGTCGGACTTAGTGGCAGACTCATTAGGCGATCGCGGTTATGTCACCGATGTCTTCGATCCGCGCACCGGATATCCTCGCCGATCTTCTCCCGGAACCCTTCACCATAGCGATGTTCCTGCCGTTCATGCTACTCTAGGATATCCCATCGAAAAAAACGGCGACTGTGCCGCCATTGTTCACCCCCATTGGGGAAGTGCCGTTTATCCGAGTGTCATGATCTCTACTGCTCCCCTATCCGAAATCTTCACCGCACTCCAGCGCGAAGTTCTGTAA
- a CDS encoding TIGR04283 family arsenosugar biosynthesis glycosyltransferase gives MSRISVIIPVLNEADRILSTVARVKQGKEVEIIVVDGGSTDGTVECLKQEGIEVIQTSPGRGHQMNEGARKARGDYLLFLHGDTQLSADYDRWVGDILQQPGVVAGAFELAIEGENWGYRVVEWGVRWRSHLFQLPYGDQAIFLSRATFEQVGGFPELPILEDWRLIQALKSWGKIAIAPLPVVTSARRWQRLGIWRTTAINQGVLIAAFLGVDLHQIARWYRQKQLKIKN, from the coding sequence ATGAGTAGGATTTCAGTGATTATTCCAGTTCTGAATGAAGCGGATCGAATTTTGTCTACTGTAGCTAGGGTGAAGCAAGGCAAAGAGGTGGAGATTATTGTGGTGGATGGAGGGTCTACGGATGGGACGGTGGAGTGCTTAAAACAAGAGGGCATTGAGGTCATACAAACGAGTCCGGGACGGGGACATCAAATGAATGAGGGGGCGAGAAAGGCGAGGGGAGATTATTTATTGTTTTTACATGGAGATACTCAGTTATCTGCCGATTATGACCGATGGGTAGGGGATATTTTGCAGCAACCGGGGGTGGTTGCGGGGGCGTTTGAGTTGGCGATAGAGGGGGAAAACTGGGGCTATCGGGTGGTGGAATGGGGGGTGAGGTGGCGATCGCACCTATTTCAACTTCCTTACGGAGATCAAGCCATTTTTTTATCCCGTGCCACCTTCGAGCAGGTGGGAGGATTCCCAGAGTTACCGATTTTAGAGGATTGGCGCTTAATTCAAGCGCTGAAATCATGGGGAAAAATTGCGATCGCTCCCCTTCCCGTGGTTACCTCTGCTCGACGTTGGCAAAGATTAGGCATTTGGCGCACTACTGCCATTAATCAAGGGGTGCTAATTGCTGCTTTTTTGGGCGTAGATCTGCATCAAATTGCCCGTTGGTATCGACAGAAGCAATTAAAAATTAAAAATTAA
- a CDS encoding DNA phosphorothioation system restriction enzyme yields MFPRLPDSIQLRPYQQQAVKNWFANQGRGTLKMATGSGKTITALAIVTELYQCIDLQALIVVCPYRHLVAQWGRECQSFGMVPILAFESVRHWQQELSTQLYNVQAKRQPFLCVITTNSTLMGNGFQSQLPYFPSKTLIVGDEAHNLGTAKLEESLPAQVGLRLALSATPERFFDHTGTEAIFNYFGPVIPPELTLKDAIDQGALVHYLYYPVLVHLTETEAYQYAKLTTRIGWALSAGEKLEDNERLTTLLIRRSRLIANAQQKLDQLRAIMQPRLHTSHTLFYCGDGAAETQTSTSDRQIAAVTQLLGVELGYRVNTYTAHTSLSQRETLRHQFERGELQGLIAMRCLDEGVDIPAIQTAVILASSRNPRQFIQRRGRILRPHPRKQRATLFDMIVVPPPLDRQTWDVERNLLRKELQRFVEFADLADNAGEARRQLLGLQKEYGLLDL; encoded by the coding sequence ATGTTTCCCCGTCTGCCCGATTCTATTCAACTGCGCCCCTATCAACAGCAAGCGGTGAAGAATTGGTTTGCCAATCAAGGACGGGGAACCCTGAAAATGGCCACCGGAAGCGGTAAAACCATTACCGCTTTAGCCATTGTAACAGAACTCTATCAATGCATTGATTTACAAGCCTTAATTGTAGTTTGTCCCTACCGTCATTTAGTAGCCCAATGGGGGCGAGAATGCCAGAGTTTTGGCATGGTTCCCATTTTAGCCTTTGAAAGTGTACGTCATTGGCAACAAGAGCTATCCACACAACTGTATAACGTCCAAGCTAAAAGGCAACCCTTTCTCTGTGTGATTACCACCAATTCCACCTTAATGGGGAATGGGTTTCAGTCCCAATTACCCTATTTTCCCTCCAAAACCTTGATTGTCGGAGATGAAGCCCATAACCTAGGAACAGCCAAATTAGAAGAGAGTTTACCCGCCCAAGTGGGACTGCGGTTAGCCCTTTCTGCCACACCAGAACGGTTTTTCGATCACACCGGAACAGAGGCCATTTTTAATTATTTTGGCCCGGTGATTCCCCCGGAACTCACCTTAAAAGATGCCATTGACCAAGGCGCTCTCGTCCATTATTTGTATTATCCGGTGTTGGTGCATTTAACGGAAACAGAAGCCTATCAATATGCAAAATTAACCACCCGTATTGGTTGGGCCTTGTCTGCGGGGGAGAAATTAGAAGACAATGAGAGATTAACAACCTTATTGATCCGGCGTTCTAGATTAATTGCCAATGCCCAACAGAAACTCGATCAACTGCGAGCCATTATGCAACCTCGCCTACACACCAGCCACACCCTCTTCTACTGTGGCGATGGAGCCGCCGAAACCCAAACCAGCACTTCAGATCGGCAAATTGCCGCCGTTACCCAACTCTTAGGGGTAGAATTGGGCTATCGAGTCAATACCTATACCGCCCACACCTCCCTATCCCAACGGGAAACCCTGCGTCACCAATTTGAACGAGGAGAGCTGCAAGGCTTAATTGCCATGCGCTGCTTAGATGAAGGAGTCGATATTCCCGCCATTCAAACCGCAGTCATTCTTGCCAGCAGTCGCAACCCCCGGCAATTTATCCAACGTCGCGGGCGAATTTTGCGCCCCCATCCCCGTAAACAACGGGCCACCTTATTTGATATGATTGTCGTTCCTCCCCCTTTAGATCGACAAACCTGGGACGTAGAACGGAACCTACTCAGGAAAGAGTTACAGCGATTTGTGGAGTTTGCCGACTTAGCCGATAATGCGGGAGAAGCTCGCCGGCAATTATTAGGACTTCAAAAAGAATACGGACTTCTCGATCTGTAA
- a CDS encoding AAA family ATPase has protein sequence MKLLSIRLGNFRQFYGKTPEVNFASGEQNITIIHGNNGAGKTTLLNAFTWVLYERFTAAFAAPDQLVNKRALSEVEEGKAVECSVELQFEHNYQRYRVKRLCRAYNRGKTVEYGKTECSMWVSGDDGRWRLTDQPLDEVIGRILPSSLHQYFFFDGERIESWGREEKKGEIAEATKELLGVEVFDRALRHLKESQKSFEGELGSIGDPQTKQLLREKDELEQKRKSLSDRQAEIAQELNSHTQIKEELNNELRALSGAEELQQRRADLEKQQQDLRQRLKQIKSELKREISNQAYTVFLPSAIEKFRGLMEQLRHRGELPRGIKQQFVQDLLAQQKCICGTHLAQGSQAYTLVAQWMNKSGVGDVEESALRLLGEVSELENKAESFWKTLNSLRDEMNEKRQELSVIETQFDTVKSKLRNYPDLDIQNLQKRLDKTESRMSELERETGSNEQKIQILEGDIAQKDKQVSKHQSKEKKQQLAQKRIQVTGEAMVCIKEMKNRLDTEFRLELERRVQEIFQQISFTPYAPQLSEKYELSLLDKSTLFEQPVAASTGENQILSLSFIGAIMDRVRQWSQDQMHLGPDSSTFPMVMDSPFGSLDEVYRRQVAKALPQLASQLVVLVSKTQWRGEVEEEMTDRIQQEYVLVYHSPKPNCEADSLSRLGQQYPLVKPSDNEFEYTEIIAIRD, from the coding sequence ATGAAATTACTATCAATTAGATTGGGTAACTTCCGGCAATTTTATGGGAAAACGCCAGAAGTTAATTTTGCCAGTGGAGAGCAAAATATTACTATCATTCATGGGAATAATGGAGCAGGAAAAACTACGCTGCTGAATGCGTTTACTTGGGTGTTATATGAACGGTTTACAGCAGCCTTTGCAGCTCCAGATCAATTGGTCAATAAACGCGCTCTCTCGGAAGTGGAAGAGGGAAAAGCTGTTGAATGTTCTGTAGAATTGCAGTTTGAACATAATTATCAGCGCTATCGGGTCAAGCGACTTTGCCGAGCTTATAATCGAGGAAAAACGGTCGAATATGGTAAAACTGAATGTTCCATGTGGGTATCGGGAGATGATGGCCGATGGCGCTTAACCGATCAGCCCCTAGATGAGGTCATTGGGCGCATTTTGCCTAGTAGTTTACATCAATATTTCTTTTTTGATGGGGAGCGGATTGAGTCTTGGGGACGGGAGGAGAAAAAGGGGGAAATTGCGGAAGCGACGAAGGAATTGTTAGGGGTAGAAGTATTCGATCGCGCCCTGCGACATCTGAAGGAATCTCAGAAAAGTTTTGAAGGTGAATTAGGGAGTATTGGTGACCCACAAACGAAACAGTTATTAAGGGAAAAAGATGAATTGGAGCAAAAACGGAAAAGTTTGAGCGATCGCCAAGCAGAAATTGCTCAAGAATTAAATTCCCATACTCAGATTAAAGAAGAGCTAAACAACGAGTTGCGTGCCCTCAGTGGAGCGGAAGAACTGCAACAGCGCCGGGCAGATTTGGAGAAGCAACAACAAGATTTAAGGCAGCGCTTAAAGCAAATTAAATCAGAGCTAAAGCGAGAAATTTCTAATCAAGCCTATACCGTATTTTTACCCTCAGCCATTGAAAAATTTAGGGGTTTAATGGAACAGTTACGCCACCGGGGAGAGTTACCTAGGGGAATTAAACAGCAGTTTGTCCAAGATTTACTCGCCCAACAAAAATGTATTTGTGGAACCCATTTAGCCCAAGGCAGTCAGGCTTATACTTTAGTCGCGCAATGGATGAATAAGTCAGGGGTGGGAGATGTGGAGGAAAGTGCCTTGAGGTTGTTGGGGGAGGTGTCGGAGTTGGAAAATAAGGCAGAGTCATTCTGGAAGACTCTGAATTCACTGCGCGATGAGATGAATGAAAAGCGTCAAGAGTTATCAGTAATTGAAACTCAATTCGATACGGTTAAATCTAAGCTGAGAAATTATCCTGATTTGGATATTCAAAACTTGCAGAAGCGCTTGGATAAAACTGAATCTCGGATGAGTGAGTTGGAGCGAGAAACGGGGTCTAATGAACAGAAAATTCAGATATTAGAGGGTGATATTGCTCAAAAAGATAAGCAAGTTTCTAAGCATCAATCGAAGGAGAAGAAACAGCAGTTAGCGCAAAAACGGATTCAGGTTACGGGTGAGGCAATGGTCTGCATTAAGGAGATGAAAAATCGCTTGGATACGGAGTTTCGTCTAGAGTTGGAACGGCGAGTGCAGGAGATTTTTCAGCAGATTTCGTTTACTCCCTATGCTCCCCAACTGAGTGAAAAATACGAGTTAAGCTTACTGGATAAGAGTACCTTATTTGAACAGCCGGTCGCTGCGTCCACGGGAGAAAATCAGATTCTGAGTTTATCTTTTATTGGCGCAATTATGGATCGGGTGCGGCAATGGAGCCAAGATCAAATGCATCTGGGGCCCGATAGTAGCACGTTTCCGATGGTGATGGATTCTCCCTTTGGCAGTTTGGATGAGGTGTATCGTCGGCAAGTGGCGAAAGCGCTGCCCCAACTGGCTTCTCAGCTTGTGGTATTGGTGAGTAAAACCCAGTGGAGAGGGGAAGTTGAGGAGGAAATGACCGATCGCATTCAACAAGAGTATGTGTTAGTCTATCATTCTCCTAAACCCAACTGTGAAGCTGACTCCCTCTCTAGATTGGGTCAACAGTATCCCCTGGTGAAACCCAGCGATAATGAATTTGAGTATACGGAAATTATCGCCATTCGGGATTAA
- a CDS encoding YncE family protein — protein MVLLTHTPSKLVKSPSQALAKLPAPPPRLKPAKRVYRQVRKRYGRLWRFKAFCLGISLPASILGTYVFAIEILMPEGEVARSLYEWEIPTSEPEPESTGDRWQEVENAVNQAISLTATAQTKAQWRTVKSYWQEAIATLDTLPPNHPQFPQIPNLKAEYQQQLDTVQETLWADPTPMTLQHVIRGNLSPKSIVHSGNGLFFAQNMMYSHTVTVYDREYNLVGTIPDRVDLEAFGHAEYSGLFQGSPVEAAFSHNGKYAWVSNYQMYGPGFNHPGDDVCHPDANFDPSTLYRINTQTLQIENVIWVGSVPKYVATTPNNRLVLVSNWCSWDLSIIDTQQNQEIKRIPLDAYPRGIEVDAQSQFAYVAIMGSDDIAKVNLNDYSVQWFNQVGITPRHLNLDPLESYLYVSFNLDNEVGKLDLKTGEIVSKVSTGSAPRSMVLSEDGQFLYVVNYNSDTLSKVRTQDMKVLQTVSTEAAPIGITYDPQTHQVWVACYTGSLMIFQD, from the coding sequence ATGGTATTACTCACCCATACTCCCTCTAAATTAGTCAAATCTCCGAGCCAAGCTTTGGCAAAACTTCCGGCTCCTCCTCCAAGGCTGAAGCCTGCCAAACGGGTTTATCGCCAGGTACGCAAAAGATATGGACGACTGTGGCGCTTCAAAGCCTTCTGTTTAGGGATTTCTTTACCTGCCTCTATTCTTGGCACTTATGTATTTGCCATAGAAATTTTAATGCCAGAGGGAGAGGTGGCGCGATCGCTCTATGAGTGGGAAATCCCGACATCTGAACCGGAACCCGAATCCACCGGCGATCGCTGGCAAGAGGTGGAAAATGCGGTAAACCAGGCCATTTCTTTAACCGCAACAGCCCAGACGAAGGCCCAATGGAGAACAGTCAAATCCTATTGGCAAGAGGCGATCGCCACCCTCGACACCCTCCCCCCCAATCATCCCCAATTTCCCCAGATTCCCAACCTAAAAGCCGAGTATCAACAGCAACTCGACACCGTTCAAGAGACCCTCTGGGCCGATCCCACCCCCATGACACTCCAGCATGTGATTCGCGGTAACCTCTCCCCCAAATCCATCGTCCATTCCGGAAACGGTCTCTTCTTCGCCCAAAATATGATGTACTCCCACACCGTCACCGTCTACGACCGGGAGTATAATCTAGTGGGCACAATTCCCGATCGCGTCGATTTAGAAGCCTTCGGTCATGCCGAATATAGCGGACTCTTCCAAGGATCTCCCGTAGAAGCCGCCTTTTCCCACAACGGTAAATATGCCTGGGTCTCCAACTATCAAATGTACGGCCCCGGATTTAACCATCCTGGGGATGATGTCTGCCATCCCGATGCCAACTTTGACCCCTCCACCCTCTATCGCATCAACACCCAAACCCTACAAATTGAAAACGTCATCTGGGTGGGATCTGTGCCCAAATATGTGGCCACCACCCCCAATAACCGCCTGGTTCTCGTGTCCAACTGGTGTAGCTGGGACTTAAGCATCATCGACACCCAACAGAATCAAGAAATTAAGCGCATTCCCCTCGATGCCTATCCCAGAGGAATTGAAGTCGATGCCCAATCTCAGTTTGCCTATGTCGCCATCATGGGATCGGACGATATCGCTAAAGTTAACCTCAATGACTATTCTGTGCAATGGTTTAACCAAGTGGGAATTACCCCCCGACACTTAAATTTAGACCCCCTAGAATCCTACTTGTATGTCAGTTTTAATCTGGATAACGAAGTGGGTAAACTCGACCTCAAGACCGGGGAAATTGTTAGTAAAGTCTCCACTGGAAGCGCTCCCCGCAGCATGGTGTTATCGGAAGATGGACAATTTTTATATGTGGTCAATTACAACTCCGATACCCTGAGCAAAGTTCGTACCCAAGATATGAAAGTCTTGCAAACAGTTTCCACCGAAGCCGCTCCCATTGGTATCACCTATGACCCCCAGACCCATCAAGTATGGGTGGCGTGTTATACGGGAAGCCTGATGATTTTCCAGGATTAG
- a CDS encoding hybrid sensor histidine kinase/response regulator: MKKILVIEDDPDVRDIILDVLEAEQYWVIGAEQGRRGVDLAIAHLPDLIICDVMMPELDGYGVLRELQHQPQTATIPFIFLTAKSTKFDQRQGMELGADDYITKPFMRTELLSAIATRLKKQKIQTEKAQTQLDELRHSIALSLPHELRTPLNGILASSELLQQEFQNLEVQEIAELLDNIHVSAKRLYRLIINFLLYADLELIKTDKKRLQSLKKQSTEYPSLAIQEISLSVARKQPRSRTSDLKFNLQDATLGMDQKSFIKILEEVLDNAFKFSKVGTPITIFSEIEGDFYHVSIGDRGRGMSAEQITRLGAYQQFDRKIHEQQGSGLGLSIVKQIVNLYGGNFGIDSVLDRGTTIHILLPRVPEVDDF; the protein is encoded by the coding sequence ATGAAAAAAATACTGGTTATTGAAGACGATCCCGATGTGCGGGACATCATACTCGATGTGCTAGAAGCCGAACAGTATTGGGTCATTGGCGCAGAACAGGGTCGTCGGGGGGTTGACTTGGCGATCGCCCATCTGCCGGACTTAATTATTTGTGATGTTATGATGCCAGAGTTAGATGGTTATGGCGTTCTCAGAGAACTGCAACATCAACCTCAAACCGCCACCATTCCCTTTATTTTTCTCACCGCTAAATCCACCAAATTTGACCAGCGTCAAGGGATGGAATTGGGAGCTGATGATTATATTACCAAACCGTTCATGCGGACAGAACTCTTAAGCGCGATCGCGACTCGATTGAAAAAACAAAAGATTCAAACCGAGAAAGCACAAACCCAACTCGATGAACTTCGTCATAGCATTGCCCTCTCCTTACCCCATGAACTCCGCACTCCCTTAAATGGTATTTTAGCCTCCTCGGAACTGTTACAACAAGAGTTCCAGAATTTAGAGGTTCAAGAGATTGCGGAACTGCTCGATAATATTCATGTTTCTGCCAAACGACTGTATCGGTTAATTATAAACTTCTTACTATATGCCGATTTGGAATTAATTAAAACTGATAAAAAACGATTACAATCCCTCAAAAAACAGTCAACTGAATATCCGAGTTTAGCAATACAAGAAATAAGTCTGAGTGTGGCTAGGAAACAGCCAAGATCTCGTACTTCTGATTTGAAGTTCAACCTCCAAGATGCAACTCTAGGTATGGATCAGAAAAGTTTCATTAAAATTTTGGAAGAAGTATTAGATAATGCTTTTAAGTTCTCCAAGGTGGGAACCCCGATTACTATTTTCAGTGAAATTGAAGGAGATTTTTATCATGTATCGATTGGCGATCGCGGACGAGGGATGAGCGCAGAACAAATTACCCGATTGGGTGCTTACCAACAATTTGACCGCAAAATCCATGAACAACAGGGATCGGGACTAGGGTTGTCAATTGTGAAACAAATAGTCAATTTATACGGGGGTAATTTTGGCATTGATAGCGTCCTAGATCGAGGGACAACCATCCACATTCTCTTGCCGAGAGTACCGGAAGTTGACGATTTTTGA
- a CDS encoding ATP-binding protein, whose protein sequence is MASDRTTPFNDNWGYLRTEFNWLDRVLRLAVAKRQRERKAIDRVAKTPGDRASSDWWKGLVTLDGTVGRDEIGKLEVFAHKSQGLNYQQQLEQKIQSSHEQGILLGLPMLCDRADLSLFEKHLVLASLAPEVNHRYSRLYQYLQDDPNSHLPTVDLILRLFCRGDRQWREARMSLTSRSVLTQLGLVEFCPPDSETFLHSRVKLAPSLINYLLADRPDRQSLDALLHPTRDRLKIKSYRPKTSGSDLIVSASLQEQLNSIAYRYCHHQETAFRGIHPGQILVFCGRSGTGKTTATEAIATDLNRKITEVDLQLWPDPIAGLSDLQALQIPLLLIRSAHLWLKRGVQTPVYGFLRDRQQHLGITILSLDPAYQGSVGLQTWLREGIVEQILAFPCPEKGDRLQLWKQAFPPELPISSSIDWEDIAQRWKLTGGQIQAIAHQAHIFATLESPETPITQEHLQRAFLTLPSGWQRT, encoded by the coding sequence ATGGCCAGCGATCGCACGACTCCCTTTAATGATAACTGGGGCTATTTGAGAACCGAGTTTAATTGGCTCGATCGCGTTCTGCGTTTAGCGGTGGCGAAACGACAACGGGAGCGAAAAGCCATCGATCGGGTGGCGAAAACTCCAGGCGATCGGGCCAGTAGTGATTGGTGGAAAGGGTTAGTTACCCTAGATGGAACGGTAGGACGGGATGAGATTGGAAAATTAGAAGTTTTTGCCCACAAGTCTCAGGGGTTAAACTATCAGCAACAATTAGAACAAAAAATTCAGTCTAGTCACGAGCAAGGAATTCTCTTAGGATTACCCATGCTCTGCGATCGCGCCGATTTAAGTTTGTTTGAAAAACACCTGGTCTTAGCCAGTTTAGCGCCAGAAGTCAATCACCGCTATTCCCGTCTCTACCAGTATTTACAAGACGATCCCAACAGCCATTTACCCACTGTCGATCTGATTTTACGCTTGTTTTGTCGGGGCGATCGCCAATGGAGAGAAGCGCGAATGAGTCTCACCTCTAGGTCGGTTTTAACCCAATTGGGTTTAGTCGAATTTTGCCCCCCAGACTCAGAAACGTTTCTACACAGTCGGGTTAAACTGGCTCCGAGTTTAATTAATTATCTGTTAGCCGATCGCCCCGATCGGCAGAGTTTAGACGCTTTGTTGCACCCCACCAGGGACAGGCTGAAGATTAAATCGTATCGTCCCAAAACCTCTGGGTCAGATTTGATCGTCAGTGCCAGTTTACAGGAACAGCTTAACTCTATTGCCTACCGCTATTGCCATCATCAGGAGACCGCATTCAGGGGAATTCATCCCGGACAAATTCTGGTTTTTTGTGGACGGTCTGGAACTGGAAAAACGACAGCCACTGAAGCGATCGCCACAGATTTAAACCGAAAGATTACTGAAGTCGATCTTCAGCTTTGGCCCGATCCGATCGCTGGATTATCCGATCTTCAGGCGCTCCAGATTCCCCTTTTGCTGATTCGATCGGCCCATTTGTGGTTAAAACGCGGTGTGCAAACCCCAGTTTATGGATTTTTGCGCGATCGCCAGCAGCACCTAGGCATAACCATTTTAAGCCTCGATCCGGCCTATCAAGGGTCTGTGGGGTTGCAAACCTGGCTCAGAGAAGGGATCGTAGAGCAGATTTTAGCCTTTCCTTGTCCGGAAAAGGGCGATCGCCTCCAACTCTGGAAACAAGCCTTTCCCCCAGAACTTCCCATCAGTTCCAGCATAGACTGGGAAGACATCGCGCAGCGCTGGAAACTCACTGGAGGACAAATTCAGGCGATCGCCCATCAAGCCCATATTTTCGCCACCCTTGAATCCCCAGAAACCCCCATTACCCAAGAGCATTTACAACGTGCCTTTTTAACCCTCCCTTCAGGCTGGCAGAGAACCTGA